One Vicia villosa cultivar HV-30 ecotype Madison, WI linkage group LG5, Vvil1.0, whole genome shotgun sequence genomic window, TGTAGTCACTATCATACTTTTACATTTCTAAATTTGTAAATATGATCTAAtgagaaaattgaaaattttaatttaatgaggagctgtcatacattgtagattgtaaaaaaaatataaatacaatataataagaAAGTTTTAAAACTGAAATTTGacgggagctgtcatacattttaggtttgaaaaaatggGGTAATATCTAAAATAAGTTAATAAGTTTTTTAAGTTAAATTATTTGGATTCAACATCGATTTGTTAACTAATCTGGattcacgggtagatgtgaacatATCTATGATATGCACCTATTTATTGATCATTTTAATatctatcttttaattattttttttgtagttgttttatataattgaagttataaaaatgaCTGTACGATTTATTATCAATATAAATCAATGTTTAAAAATTGGTATTGtacgatttattataaatatgaatcaagacttaAAAGTTGGTAtatattattagtatataattaaaattacgtgaatatttatAAGCTGATCACAATGTAATCATTGAAACGTGTAATGTGGATCCAAACGagacccgtgcgacagcacgggttTCTTACTAGTAAAAGCTTAAAAAACacttctaaaaatatttaataattattcacCAAATATATTAACTGAATCAACTTTCTtttaaactatttatttattattatcttattataatccatttcttttttgaaaaactttgtaCATTGTTTTCCATGTTGCCGTCCTGGAAGAGGTTGTCACGTTTGTATTTTGAAATAGTAGTATTCtgaactttaaaatatatatatatatatatatatatatatatatatatatatatatatatatatatatatatatatatatatatatatatatatatatatatatatatatatatatatatagacacaccaACCATCTTATCTTAGAATATAGCATTATTGCAAATTTTCAGTCATCATTTACAAGTCAACATCTAAATCTACACCACACTTTTTCAGCCATTAATACTTTTCTTGATTCAGAATCTATTACTCaatgataatcacttatttgagCTAGTCCAATAGTTTGTTTCTGCAATACACCttgaatatttttctatatagAAAACAAGAAGGTCTTTCTTTCAATGAATCTAGATATTGTGAAGATAATTATATAGCTTGTGTTGTTTATATAGCATAATGGTGCTGCAAAACATGAAGGAACAACTTGCTTTGGCAATTAGAAGCATCCAATGGAGCTATATAATCTTCTGGTCTGAATCTGTTAATCATCCAGGGTAAGATATTACTAACTGTTTCATTTATAGTAGTGCTTTTTGTCAAAATCTGAAATCTGGTATTAGATTATCTGATACTTTACTTGTTGCTTTTATGTTGTTGCTAACAAGCTATtatattcaaaatcaattttgaatCCGTTTCTATTGATTTATTTGAGCTTGTCTCCTGACATAAGCACTCTTGAGACTATTTGAGAGAGTCGTCACATGTTTTTAGAGCCCTCTGTAGATTAGTCacataataaaacaaatagagACCCTATTTAACTctgaaaaacattttatgaggccTTACTTAACCAATATTTAATCGTGACAAATTTTGGCCCTGTGCGATAGTATGTCTTGCACATCCTGAAAGACGGTCCTGCTATTTGAATTGACTATTTAATAGCTTATGTATAAGCACTTATGAGATAAGTTGTTTATCCGAGCGAGGCTTATTTCGTTGACCATTTTGCAGGGTGTTGAGTTGGGGGGGAGGATATTACAATGGAGATATTAAGACAAGGAAAACAAGTCAAGGAGTGGAACTTAGTTCCGACGAAATCGGCTTACAGAGGAGTGAGCAACTGAGAGAGCTGTTTGGGACTCTGAAACCTGTAGAAACAAGTCCTCAAACAAAAAGGCCTTCTGCAGCACTGTCACCAGAAGATCTCTCAGATACTGAGTGGTATTATTTGGTTTGCATGTCCTTTGTATTCAACATTGGCCAAGGGTAAAtaaatttaattcattatttcCCCTTTAAAGAGTTTGCTTAGTCTTAATTATGCTGAAATCAATGTGTGTCCGCGTGCGTGTTCTTAGGTTACCAGGAAGAGCTCTAGCGAATGGCCAACCAATTTGGCTGATCAATGCTTATTCTACTGATTGCAAAGTGTTTAGTCGCGCTCTTCTCGCAAAGGTAAGTTTCTTGACCCGGATTGCTCTTTTGGTTTTGAAATGAAATGACACAAAAGTGTAAAACTAATCTTGTAACATTTGTGTTCTCTCATGCTCAGAGTGCATCTATTCAAACAGTGGTGTGCTTTCCTTTTATGAATGGTGTTATTGAGCTAGGCACAACTGATCTGGTAAATTTTTTTCGATTTTTCCATTCGTTCTATAACATTAATACTAATATTCTGTTATTTCCCCCTCGAATTATTGTAATCATGTTGTTGAGTTTTTCTTCCCTTTGTGTGAAGGTATTGGAAGATCTGAGTCTCATTCAACAGATCAAAACTTCTTTATCGAATATTATAACTGTCGACGATCCTATTAACGTTCAAGCTACATTGAATTCGAGAAATAACGAAGATGTTGCTTGTGTGGCAGCATTTGGTCATTATGACTATAATGCTGGATATGACATAATGAATAGAACAACCTCTCCTAATGGTAGTTCAACTGCATTACAAACGAATCAAATACCAGACGAAACATTCATGGTCGAAAACTGGCACGTAATGGAAGATGATTTGAGCAACTGTGTCCATAACTCCATGAATTCAAGTGACTGCATATCTCAAACTATTGCTTCTGCTCCTAAGGGTAGAGAAGATTGCAACAATATGGACCCCTTAAGTGAGGATTGGCACTATCAGAAAATTCTTGCAGCACTTTTGAAAAGCAATGAAGAGTTATCAATGGGGAtgcattttcaaaactttcatcagGAATCAAGCTTTTGTGTTTGGAACAAAGGAGGGCCATGGCCATTGGATTGCCATAGGCCAAGACAAGGAACGTCGCAAAAGCTATTGAAGAAGATCTTGTTCGAGGTTCCGCGGATGCATATGGATGGTTTGGTTGAATCTCAAGAAGAGAATGACTATAGAGAGGGAACGAGACTCGAGACTGATGAAGGTATGAACCATGTTTTGTCAGAAAGAAGGAGAAGAGCAAAACTAAATGAAAGGTTTTTAACCCTTAGATCAATGGTCCCTTCAAATAGTAAGGTAATAATTCATTTAACTTTTAGTCATCATATTTGTTAGCTTGGTCATTAATCATCACGTATGAAGCACCGACACAAACACGTACGCGATACTAACACTTACACACCgacactaataataataatcacatgACTCGGACATTAGACATGTCTTCAATATGAATTGACGGTGCTACATAAGTCATCACCTATGAAGCACTGACACAAACACTAACGCAATATAGACAATGACACGCCAACAGTGATAATAATCTCATGACTAAGACATCAGACAATGACGGTGCTATACAAGTCATTACCTATGTAGCACAGACACAAACACTGATGCGATATTGACACTGACACTAATAATAATCACATGACTCAGACATCAGACACACCTTCAATTTAAAATGACATTGCTCAATTAATTTACGACATCATTTGTGTAGGATGACAAAGTTTCTATACTAGACGACGCAATTGAATACCTTAGAAAGCTTGAGAAAAGGGTAAAAGAAATGGAAGGTCAAAGAGAGCCGACAGATATAGAGTCTAGAAACAAAAGAACACATCATGATATGGTAGAGAGAACTACTGATCATTACTATAATAAAACTAACAATGGCAAGAAACCAATGGCGAAAAAGAGGAAAATATGCGACATAGACGAGACGAGGAGAGTGATTTACTCAGATGCTTTGAAAGGAAGTTCTACTAGTGATGTTAGTGTCAAAATGAGTGACAATGGAGTTGTGATTGAAATGAAATGCCCTTGTAGATCAGGAAGGATGTTGGAAATTATGGAAGCAGTTAACAATCTCAACATAGATTTGAATTCAGTTCAATCAACAGAAGCTGATGGGAGTCTTCATCTGATCATTAAATCTAAGGTGAGATCTTGGTTGAATAATATGATGAATATATCATTGCATAAATATTATAGCCTTATGACTAAATTTTTGCATCTATTTGTTTACAGTTTacaggatcaagtcatgcaacAGCAAAAAGGATCAAGCAAGTCCTCCTTAAAGTGGCTTCAAAGTTTTGATGGAAACAATTTGATTCCTACCACTACCTTGTTACACAGAGATTCTTATTTGAAGACTGTGATATATATGGAAAAAGTTAGTCTTTGGACAAAAAGTAACTCTTGGTGATGTAACATAGACACTTGTAAATGGGTAGGTAGGCTTAGATGACATTATACTGAAATAAAATAACCAATGATTTCATATGAGTCTAAAAGTCTCATTTTGTTTATTCTTTCACTACTTTGCTGGCTTTTGACGTTATCAAATATCAGGCCGGGTCATTAGATTATTACTAAGTCCTAACTTGCTCTCAAGAGATATTATTAGTTTATGGTCAAAGTAATCTAATTTAATACATACTTTCGATAAGACTAAATTACCTTCCGcgctatgtttggattgatggaataaaGCATAGCGGAATAGAACATGATGAAATGAAGTGGAACAGAGCGGAGTTAGAGATATAGATTTCATTCCATCGTTTgcgtattttttataatttgacatAACGGAACAGAATAAATTAGTTCATTATACTTCATACACTTCCAAATTGGATGAAATAAAAGTGAAGGATCGGATGAAATAAGATGGAATGCATTCCAACATGTTCCGCTTCATTCTATCCTCTTTTTATCAATTCAAACAATGGAACATAATATTATTTCATTTCATTCAGTTCCATTTTTCCGTcacattccatcaatccaaacatagtcTAAAAGAAACTTAAGTTTGTTTCAAAAGTAATACCCACTCAATAATGAGGTAGGACAGAAATAGTTGAGAGTAGGAGCTTACAATCTTATCCCGTCCCATAATAAAATAGGATGGGAGCGGACATGCAAAGTTGTGACTCGTGAGTGTGTGCTTACTGCCTTATCTCGCCCCCACAAAGAAGTAAGGCCGGAACTAGTATGCGGGCTTTGCACTTCCAAAGACTAAAAGTTGCAAAAATTCATATTAAACAAGTTAATTCAGCCTATCTACTAAACGTGTtctatttgttttactaaaattaatgtcaatccTAAAGCTAGAGAACTTACATTTAGTAAGCACAATTGATCCtaacaaaaatcatcaaaataaaGAATTTATGTTGAAAGTTTTTTTTGTCACTCATCTTATATATTTCTTAGCTATTGtagcttaatttattttataaagtcCAATGGGCACATATATAGAATATCATAGAAATTCAATTTGCCGATTTATTTATAGAACTACGACTATTAAATAGTTAAAACAATTGAGTACAAGAAAATAGCACTTCAGAGAAATAGTCACacaactataaataaataaaaaattacttcCTAAATACTCAGACAAATAAAAACAACAAGACTATCCTTCCACAACTATTAAAATTACTAAActgtaaaataataattatccgtGACGCATTGGCTATAAAATGAACGGGAGACATCATTAGGTTTCCACGTGACTCGAAAGAATGGGGTGTAGTAGGAAAGCATTTGGGCAAATATAGCCAACCTTTATCTTCTGTTTCTCCACTCTTTGCAACAGTATGTAAAAGCTTTCAAAGGATTGGTACATTTTTTCTATtgttatatattataattttataatcgGTCCAGCGAATTCTCTGGAAATAGTGTTCTAGATCTCTATTTGGCACTGCCAATATGTATTCTTTGTTGGGGCCGTCTCCATAAACATCTcatattattatgattgtgtttttttataaaaaatatcaacAGTTTTAAAGTTTTTGGtttataaaagataataataataataatatatttttaatataattaaagatATATGAAagtgaaatataataaaatttacatttaaaaaaattcatatactaatattaataaacatattacgaaacaattaaatattttacgAATCAACTAATCTTGTATACGaaaataaaagaatttaaaattaaaaataaataaaaagtaagataaaccataacaaataaaaaaaaaggaaagaataataaataaataaataaataaataaaacataaataagaaatagaaacaaaaatgataaaaaattgaattgtttcatgattttattaaattgaataattaaaaaatataatttaaaacataatttaatgacgattaattatattttatttaacaataaataaagcaattagtggggaaaaataataagaaaaaatacTAAATGAAATTGTGTTATATAAATGTTTTGTATGTTTCTAATTTAAAATATAGACAAATGGTTTTATTTGACTATTTAATAACAATTTACATAAaaacatcaataaaattaaaataatgtaatatattataacattgtataaaaaataaattataaattaatgttATAACATTAACCTTTTAACCTTCCATTCTTTTCAATTCAACTTCTTCAAtaattttttcaataatatattagTTTTATGAGCAATTTCTTCATTTATCAAATTGTATATAAgatcaaagaaaagaaaattaatagaAAAAGAGTAGCAGTAGTTAAGTATTTCTACATTATGAAAAACATTAGCCTCAATTTGAAATATTAGAAGAAAACATGCACgaataaaaaaacatattaatggAAGAAACAATATGAATAATTAGTAAATAAAGTAATGGTGATAATTTATAACCTTGAGTTTTTGTTCAATGTTCAAACCTCTTGAAGATCTTCACCAAAACTGTGTCATTTGTTCCACATGTATTGAGTAGATCTCACATATGATGAATCGTGGTGAGTAGTTTATGTATAATTTATATTTGtcacatatttattaatttatataatttttttgttaattagttattaaataatacaatttattttatcataaattgATTGATTATTTATGATAGATTTTGGCGGGAaagttttggaagaaagaagttgtaggattataatttagtatgattttGACGagttgtaggattataatttagtatgatatgatGATGATGTCCACACttataaaagtttaaaaaaatttgacGCTTATATCAAAAAATGAGGGTTTAAAACTTTGACTCAGTAAAAAAACAGAACATATTAACAGGCAGACTTAAAATCTTGAttcggaaaaaaaaaaaaacaaaatagatatACTCATAAGATGGAATCCGTTTTTGCAACacctaataaaaaaacaaaaggaaTGATACAatacatattaaataaaatatataacagTTTTTCTTGACAAGTAAATTATATCATTTAggatttgaattattattaaattactctcttaaatatttattttatttattttaacttaggctatttaagaaaataaaataaacttcctTAAAATTGAGAGAATTCAAACAAGTTTGTCCAAAAATTTAACTTTAAAAATAGTGTCCTTGTTGAGTAGATTATATAAATTAGGAATGATGTGTATAGTAAAAGTAAGAATATGTAATTGACTATCAAGTATGAAATCTCTCACCTTAGCAGTGAGAACTAATATAGAGTTACTAGAAAGAGTGTTTCCTAACAAGTTATCAAACCAAAAATTAATAGAAATCTCATCAATAACAAGATATCTGGAATTATCTTTCACATATggaatttttcttttaattccttcCCAAATAAAGAAGGGAGTGTGGTA contains:
- the LOC131603639 gene encoding transcription factor GLABRA 3, with amino-acid sequence MVLQNMKEQLALAIRSIQWSYIIFWSESVNHPGVLSWGGGYYNGDIKTRKTSQGVELSSDEIGLQRSEQLRELFGTLKPVETSPQTKRPSAALSPEDLSDTEWYYLVCMSFVFNIGQGLPGRALANGQPIWLINAYSTDCKVFSRALLAKSASIQTVVCFPFMNGVIELGTTDLVLEDLSLIQQIKTSLSNIITVDDPINVQATLNSRNNEDVACVAAFGHYDYNAGYDIMNRTTSPNGSSTALQTNQIPDETFMVENWHVMEDDLSNCVHNSMNSSDCISQTIASAPKGREDCNNMDPLSEDWHYQKILAALLKSNEELSMGMHFQNFHQESSFCVWNKGGPWPLDCHRPRQGTSQKLLKKILFEVPRMHMDGLVESQEENDYREGTRLETDEGMNHVLSERRRRAKLNERFLTLRSMVPSNSKDDKVSILDDAIEYLRKLEKRVKEMEGQREPTDIESRNKRTHHDMVERTTDHYYNKTNNGKKPMAKKRKICDIDETRRVIYSDALKGSSTSDVSVKMSDNGVVIEMKCPCRSGRMLEIMEAVNNLNIDLNSVQSTEADGSLHLIIKSKFTGSSHATAKRIKQVLLKVASKF